From Perca flavescens isolate YP-PL-M2 chromosome 19, PFLA_1.0, whole genome shotgun sequence:
CAAAATCATCTCCTTTTTCGGACATCCATTACTGCCCTCCAAAAATATTTGTCATCACCACCATCTCTCTAGATCTGGGGTCCATTTCAGGAAGGAGATTTAACAAACTCTTGAGTCTAACTctgatctctgagttgatttaccctgagatgggaatcACTGAGTtctcggttccagaacagctgatttgagttgattcactcagagttaagcgTGTGCACCacggtcggcggaaatactcatgcgcacatacagtgagcacatacagcgagtttgaatatatatttagttttaaaaaaaaagcaacacagcggctgctgtaaaattgctgctcgagtcaatgtgTAAtctccaatatagtgtattaatttcatatttaatcacaggtaacctataatattactggtgaaaactggaatggtAGTAGgctacacctataatttcatttaggtgcaatcctgcgggcaaaAAAGTAAActactactaatcccattctgaggttgcagcaccatcattaacagaattaggatttggaaaaatacataatgtgacacaaagaatctgctgggatgtagagcatgtccacgatgggtgacgttagtgacaGGAGGatggataaggttatgtaggctacataactgatagactgggaagaaaaaaacgataccgctcaaataggaagttatctggaaatgaaaatacatcaacgggatcgtcgacaaaaagAAATTCCATGTTCGGaacaaaaacgttttatagtctgcctaacagttaataaaccaaccaggtttttttattcatgcagataacaaatgcacaaaactgcacctgatacagactgaatgaatgaatgaggaaatgaaagagcaccatgtcagaGGGAGAAGACAGAGAAACTCTAcctttcttgaagaaaacctgctcccgaccaggttaggttcacaggctcagttaccgtagtaactgactctgacgttaagttacctctctttctgaaacgggctggagataccccccctctctcaggtttgattaacctccctttctgaaacagaaaacgcAGAGTttcccctcatctcagggttaacaaactccgAATTTTCACTAAACcagctttctgaaacggacccctgcTATGCCTCTATTTCTTTTTGGACTAGACAGCAGTCCTTTGGCAGCACTGGGGAAAAGCCACACGGCCTGATAGTTAGCATCTGTTCACAACACTTGAGGCTCTACGAGTTACTGTCTACCTTCCAGTCATTACTCAGGGACCCGTTGACCTCtacctttttactttttaagctTTTAGTGAAGCAGGCGTTGTGGTTTTCGACAGGATGTAGCAGTCTTTGCGCTCTCACATGCAATAGATAGAAATACCACACTTCTGaaaatagttctttaaaaaaaagaatactacGGACACTGAGTGAAATAATTActaatagaatagaatataccACATTATCAAAATATTGAACAGGATAAACAGATAACAGTCACTTTAAAGTCCAAAGCCTGTCCAACTTTACCATAGTGGTATCTATTTGCTTTCACTTCACTTCTGGCAAACCCTTAGTACAATGGAGGTCAGTCTTAGTTTTCCACTTCAGGTTATTGCTAACGTGTGTTCCAAGGAATTTAAAAGAGTCAGTCACACCTCAGCGCGTTACTGGGTACACACTGGGACCTGTGATGGAGAACACAGTGTTTACTGGTTCAAGGACTAGAGTCTGAATCTTTCTCATGCTGGGATTTACTACTGTGCTGTTGCTTCATGTGGACACGTTCTGTTTGGAAacattttgattacattttgacCATGAATATCTGTTGAAAATTAAAATGCAATCTATCCAATAGGTAGTctgaaccaaagtggtggatAGCGCAAATGAAAGAAACTCACTGCCATCCTTAGAGCCatactgctagcatggctaaaatcAATTCCTCCCTTTTCACTGCTGCATTATCATGGAGATCTTGGCCCATAGAAATAGGGCATGTGGGCACAACAGTGTTGCTTCATGacaactttaaaggggtgatagaatgcaaaactgatgtCTTTAAGATGCTCTTAAAGACAGACCACTCAAACATCCCTCCCAGAAAAGTGCCGTTCTTATCAGGTAATGTACTCAAACGGCAATAATGTTACTTACTTGAAATTCTACTTCAAATACGACAGGAAAAgaaaagtatgtatgtatttatgtgtaaaaaaacaatacaatttaTTGATTGAGCCTCCATGCCTGCTTCTCCAGACTGTAACAGCTCTCCCCTCTGCCTCCAAAAAGTCTGGACTGTAATTAACTCATCCTGCACAAAAGCAGccataaaaactttttttaaacaaacgtATATGCACAAACACGCCTACACTACAAAAACTGATTATGAATCAATATTGTATCTCTTTAAGACTGGAACCAAACACACCAGCAGTGAGCATGTGATCGCAAGTTTCCTAAATAGGATGTACAGAGTCACTTCTGGTTGGCCAATCAAATGCATCCTTGTCTCTGAAGAGTGGAGACAAAATGCAGATTCTTTCCATTCAGCACGACAATTTGAGCATGATGACATCTCCAAAATTTCTCTTGTGACTGCAAGTTTGAATTTGTTAAGCCACTACTCATGACATTGGTTCtgatattccattatgtttttcaCGTGTTAATAAGGTGCATTTGCTTTATCTCTCCTATCACTACAGCTCAGACGACTGATCAAAAATTCTCCTTATCTATTCATCAAGTGAGAGGTTTTGTATCAGCTAAAACTGGGGATAACTTCACTTTGAGATGTTTCTATGAAGGCAATATTGCTTCAAGGTTTCACTGGTATAAGCAAACTCTGGGACAGAAACCACAGCTCATCTCTACTTACTACAAGTATGAAACAAATGGAACATTTCATGATGAattcaaaaacaatccacgCTTCACATTGGATACTGAAACAGGTAAATATAACTTGAAGATCACAGATTTGCGCGTTTTAGACTCGGCTACCTACTACTGTGCAAGTAATACATTAATTATTGAATTTTCGGAGGGAACCTTAGTCGATGTAGAAGGTTCAGGTTTGAAGGTCCCAGCATCTGAGAGCATCCAGCCAGGAGGCTCTGTGACTCTGGACTGTACAGTACACACTGGGAcctgggatggagaacacaccaGTGTTTACTGGTTCAAGAAGTCGGGAGAATCTCAGCCAGGACTCATTTACACCCATGGAGGCAGGAATGATCAGTGTGAGAGGAAACccaacacacaaccacacatctGTGTCTACAAGCTGCCGATGAAAAGTCTGAATCTTTCTCATACTGGAACCTACTACTGTGCTGTTGCCTCATGTGGACACATTCTGTTTGGAAATGGGACCAAGCTGGAGTTAGAAGGTAAGGAACTTTCTAGCACATGCTACCTGACGGGTAGTAAAGAGTAGAAAGTAGTTTCCCAATTTGAGGGTTTGTCTTTGGGATTGTAAACTGCTTTCAGGCAAATTTCAGATTCTGGACAatataaaattgacttgactagTTTTCTAACTCACTGCCCAAACTTGGGATAAAAATAGCAAATATACCGAACAATCTGTtgtggtgtctctctctctacagatCAGTTGGGTTCTCCTGATTTGTTGTATTTCTTGAGCGGTGCTTTAACATTCACCACCATCCTGAATGCTTTACTAGCTTTCTCATTGTATAAGGTGAACAAGAGAAACAGCTGCCAATCTACAGGTAACTGCACTTTTTATACATGGCAGCTTAAGTTGACAGAATTttgcttttaaataaaataatgttttctgtgttgtacAACCAGATAACCAAGCAAGATTTCCatcttcctccacagtgaaTGCAGAGGTGTGTACAGTTTTGTTTAACCTAGACTCACAATACATATTTCCATATCACATCTCTACATTGTTAAATACTCTTGGACCATTATGTGCATTACTGTtttctactactactgtatactgtacattgtaTAGCAACATAAACTTCATTTTACTTGcttaattttttatttctgcacTTTATTTATGTAACTTTATACTCTTATTGACTGATTCTTAGTCTTATTTATACTTTAAATTTGACTAGGAGCAACTGTAACTCAACAATTTCCCTGagaggatcaataaagtattctgataGCGCCACAATTACTTGTTTTATCAATACAATTTCTGTTAGGAACCATTTTGTGATAGATCtaccttttatatttttttttaccagggtTACCAAGCTGCAGACAACCTCCATTATGCTGCTTTAAGTGTCAACCTGCCCAACAGATCGAGAAGGCAGAGGAACAACACCAACGATGAATGTGTGTACTCCAGTGTTAAGCAATAGAGCTGGACATGTTTCATTTGCATTGTGTGAGTGAAATCTTAGGATGTGTAATATAGATTTAGATATAGATCTTAAGATACGTTTTATTAAGATGCagattcttcttcttccagtACAGTTAGGACAGGTTCATTGCTTGCCTTAAAAAGCTCCTCTTGGGCTTCTCATTTGTCTCTCAatggtttaacccttgtgttaacTTTGGGTCACTTTGACGCGTTTTCaagttttatatcagaaaatatgggatgtagaaataagcgctgaaaatgtgtaggagaaaaattttacaatttccaaaatgttggaaaaagcaaaaaacactggcgggaagacaacacaagggttaatgtgTATTGTGCATTTCCATGTACATTTTGTGCCTATAATGATCAAATAAATCTTATTTCTACATGAAACACTTTAACCTTGAcactctgtgtatgtgtgttgaatCCCTGGTTAGTGTGGCACCATGCCATTTTGCCATACTGTatcattttagtatttttagtTGCATTCAATACGTTTCTTTTATTCACATTCTATATTGCACTTTCACTGTTCATTGAAGTGCGGCTTAAAATGTGTGCTCTCGTAATTTTTGTATATCATGGGTGTAGGGGGGCTTACATGGGTTTCTGATTCCTAATTAATATCCTGTAAATCTTTTAATCTGGAAAGCACTTTGTGGTGAatgcttaaaggggtgatagaatgcaaaaccgattttaccctgtcatagttgaataacgacagtttagtgggtaaataggacatacatagaagctcaaaaatCCCAtcgacacccctttactatgaaaatctcatattttgaaactgccgctgaaaacgggtgaatctcaacaaagctagttgcttgcGTAACcatctcaaaatccggaaccttTGGCACAGccgtgggtgtattaagagaacagtcacgccccaacatttacataggctacacaactgacctgagatcaggtagtcttctgaatctaggtcacgcagatctctgctattccattacaaaattcacttctgaaacttttttatgcaagaaatcaactatgtaaagctcaaatatgggccgttttacaataatgtatgtctaattacaaattttgtccgactgtgtgtcggacttcagcggccagtgctgcctgggttactgcctcgccgcccgggcctgccttccttcacagaccccggcctgctgtgagctcgattgagctccgttacggctggcaacccacggcacttcatacccacgcaaagtcaccgttttgtgggctaatggactactaaacgccggtgctctgacagagctccagcgcctgcagttcccctcttcctaatgccaggtgtgtttgagtgagagcgcggtcagcaagcttgttacgccagcaatctcttaccataGGTTCCAGTTAatattataatgtgtgtaattataatgtgttgagttatttaaaccaacgatcggtgaaatacacgcctcttgtccgcgagtctcattgatagagcctgcggctggatggagctacacacagctaggattcaagggacagtcgcagctgaCGAAACCCCTAGTCATCACAAATCATtcttgaaattggacaccgttgatagctttataaaacatttagttagatgttgtataagtggcgtgacgtgtgtgtaacatgtggtaagagattgctagTGTAagaagctcgctgaccgcgctcttacgctcacacaacgggccatttagctagcaggaagaggggagttacaggccctggagctctgtcagggctgccagccgtaaTGGAGCTCACAgtaggccggggtctgtgaaggccgggcggcgaggcagtaacccaggcagcactggccgcagaagtccgacacacagtctgacaaaatttgcaattagacatacatttttgtaaaatggcccatatttgagctttatatagttgatttctcacataaaaaaagtctcagaagtgaatttggtaaggaaacattgcagtgtctggaatatgagattctgtcgcttctctaatgtgtgtgtattggggattcgctcaaccaatcagcgcgcgtctctaatgtgtgtgtattggggattcgctcaaccaatcagggCGCATCTCTAATGTGTGCATATGGCATttcctcaaccaatcagcgcgcagctcatctaaatattcacgagcataccatatttggaagaaaagctcttgttacaaatagggccaaaacacagggatgcataagggccaataaaatatcaatcaGGCCactttcagcccaaccaatgttagataccccattaggagaccataaggaataGTGTGAAATACTTACTTAAAAAGTGCtgtgtaaaatgtaatgatCATATTATTATGTGAACTGGAGAAAGCATGTGACTGACCTCATCAATCCCTGGcataacagaaacaatttttttttattgatttgtggAAACACGTTTGGTGCATATATGAGACAAGCTGGAGCTCTCTGGCCCAGAGGGTGTTTCCTGGAGCTTTTGTACAGCCCATGGTACAATGTACATGAGTCTTATTAAAGACAATTCTACACAAAAAGAGATCAATTCAAAATTCCCCCCACaaaaatatcttgttttgtcaCCGTCTTGctgtcttcttcctcctctcccttcctggggtctcatttatgaACGTGGcatacgcacaaaacggggctgaaaatttGCGTACACCACTTACCATGCAAAGGTTgcgatttataaaaaacaaacttgacggaagaatgtgcggtcctccactcaaactctgacccatgcgtacgcacattttggagacaaaataggaattggtgatgcagatggtgaggtggtgaactgaactcagactgcagaaagtaatattttctagtattgatgcctcacgcacattttttcactccatatcatccacattaccatgaagattaaatccagcagtgttatttgtgcttgtacttagtgataattgttccatttACACCTTTTAAAATCCAAatcaaatatttaataaaaatgtgtttttaatatttagtCACATTGTCCACTACGGAGCACAGGatgaggagatggcccgactgcatggaatacaggatagcatcaaatgcCCTACCATTAGATTacggcagaacacagtgtaaataactaaatatcggtctttaaaactgtgcatatgtcaaagtctgaaaatacagccgttacGCTCTTGCGCAATCGTTACACTTATTGTCGTCattatcagtccgaactttaatactgtttgtgacaaaacctgcctgaagaaaagtgtgtttgcctattagacttttgtcttcaaattgtatctcggggtgggggataccactagttgatgctgcgATGTTGGCGAGGTGTCTACAATCActctaattgttgtaaacatataaatactgcggtgaacccgtgcattatgctgcatgatggcactgctggccctgcaggaggactacgctaatgcaaaaatcaggagagaaacttcagggaccatgatgATCACTtgctaatatgccgatttagattccctaatatagctgtaatagtaatatagcagcgctcttggatctatgtactgaattgggtccagtagagagggcaacacgctggaaccgtgccatcccggtccaaatacaggtcctcgctaTTCTGGAGGcaacagctaagtgttttttaatatataaatattatatataatcttcaccTTTATCACTAAGgtttgtttggatataatatatagttctgttaaatcttatcgtAGGTCTGGTATATCAAAGCTGTCCCCGATTGCCGTAATAcctgctgttttggaagatattattaataaaggtagccTATACAGtagatccggtttccctacactggcAGCAATTCCCAAGCGTCTGAgaggttttttgctttttctgcgccagtcgtcatgatttgGCGTGATTCGGTGTAatgaaagaacaactgccagggtcattaacatactgatcagcattcatgaggtgctttgcattgactatttatggttaaaaatgggcgtgtacagggcgggataagaggctgatccacgtac
This genomic window contains:
- the LOC114545815 gene encoding uncharacterized protein LOC114545815, whose amino-acid sequence is MMTSPKFLLCICFISPITTAQTTDQKFSLSIHQVRGFVSAKTGDNFTLRCFYEGNIASRFHWYKQTLGQKPQLISTYYKYETNGTFHDEFKNNPRFTLDTETGKYNLKITDLRVLDSATYYCASNTLIIEFSEGTLVDVEGSGLKVPASESIQPGGSVTLDCTVHTGTWDGEHTSVYWFKKSGESQPGLIYTHGGRNDQCERKPNTQPHICVYKLPMKSLNLSHTGTYYCAVASCGHILFGNGTKLELEDQLGSPDLLYFLSGALTFTTILNALLAFSLYKVNKRNSCQSTDNQARFPSSSTVNAEGYQAADNLHYAALSVNLPNRSRRQRNNTNDECVYSSVKQ